From the genome of Prevotella herbatica, one region includes:
- a CDS encoding CidA/LrgA family protein codes for MKYIIQFLIIIAFSFLGEVFHFFIPLPIPASIYGILFLFTALMMKWIKVNQVREVSTLLISVMPMMFIPAAVGLIDSWAIIKSHLLTYIIVTVVSTFIVMATSGFVTQYVIRRDNKKGDEK; via the coding sequence ATGAAGTATATTATACAGTTTTTGATTATCATTGCATTCTCGTTTTTAGGAGAAGTATTTCATTTCTTCATTCCATTGCCAATACCAGCTAGCATATATGGCATTTTGTTTTTGTTCACGGCTCTAATGATGAAATGGATAAAAGTAAACCAAGTAAGAGAAGTAAGTACATTATTAATATCTGTTATGCCGATGATGTTTATTCCGGCAGCCGTGGGACTGATTGATTCATGGGCTATCATTAAAAGCCATTTACTGACATATATTATTGTCACAGTAGTAAGTACATTTATTGTAATGGCTACAAGCGGATTCGTTACCCAATACGTTATACGTAGAGACAACAAGAAAGGAGATGAAAAATGA
- a CDS encoding LrgB family protein, with protein sequence MKDLFQDSVYFGVLISLSSYILGIWIRKKTRLSYMNPLLIAIIITICVLLISGVSYKSYSSNSSWISYLLTPATICLAVPLYQQMELLKKNSKAILFGILSGVLSSLVSILLLALLFSFDHNTYVTFLPKSITTAIGMGISEELGGYVSISVVVIIITGVLGNIFAEGILKLLHIEEPIAKGIAIGCSSHAVGTARAMEMGAVEGAISGLSIVVCGILTVIGASIFALFL encoded by the coding sequence ATGAAAGATTTATTTCAAGATTCAGTGTATTTTGGTGTTCTTATTAGTCTGAGCAGTTACATACTTGGTATATGGATTAGAAAAAAGACAAGGCTATCATATATGAATCCCCTTCTTATAGCCATCATCATTACAATCTGTGTCCTACTTATTTCCGGTGTCAGCTATAAATCTTATTCATCTAATTCTTCGTGGATAAGCTATCTGCTTACTCCCGCAACAATATGTCTTGCGGTGCCTCTTTACCAACAAATGGAACTTTTAAAGAAGAATAGTAAGGCTATTCTTTTCGGTATATTGTCTGGCGTACTTTCCAGTCTGGTATCTATATTATTACTGGCATTGCTCTTTTCTTTTGATCACAACACGTATGTTACATTTCTACCAAAATCAATCACTACAGCCATTGGTATGGGAATATCCGAAGAACTGGGTGGATATGTATCTATATCAGTTGTTGTAATCATCATTACGGGAGTTCTGGGAAACATATTTGCAGAAGGAATACTTAAATTATTACATATTGAAGAGCCTATAGCCAAAGGTATTGCTATCGGATGCTCATCTCATGCCGTTGGGACAGCCAGAGCCATGGAAATGGGAGCTGTAGAAGGTGCTATCAGTGGTCTATCAATTGTTGTATGTGGTATTCTTACAGTTATAGGCGCATCTATTTTTGCACTGTTTCTATAA
- a CDS encoding HAD family hydrolase, whose product MKYKHILFDIDGTLVDNESAVINTWQQTIEELFGKHFEKDELNFVLGIPGVTTMEKLGAKNSEEAFDLWSKHFQEHRNEITLFDGIDKVVQVLKQTNHSLGLITSRTHDELNNDDALCQIFHLFDVAICVTDTVNPKPSADPILAYLDRTGATPADTLYIGDSAYDSQCAINSHVDFALATWSNGKKDIPCKYELEKPFDILNYSEMPNSSI is encoded by the coding sequence ATGAAATATAAACATATATTATTTGATATTGACGGCACATTGGTCGACAATGAAAGTGCTGTAATAAATACATGGCAACAAACCATTGAAGAACTTTTTGGTAAACATTTTGAGAAAGACGAGTTAAATTTCGTTCTAGGCATTCCAGGTGTAACAACCATGGAGAAACTAGGAGCAAAAAATTCGGAAGAAGCTTTTGATTTGTGGAGCAAACATTTTCAGGAGCATAGAAACGAAATAACCTTGTTTGATGGGATTGACAAAGTAGTCCAAGTGCTTAAACAAACAAATCATAGTTTAGGATTGATAACTTCACGAACACATGATGAGTTAAACAATGATGATGCTTTATGCCAGATTTTTCATCTATTTGATGTTGCCATTTGTGTTACAGATACTGTCAATCCTAAACCGTCGGCAGACCCAATACTTGCATACTTAGATAGAACTGGAGCTACACCAGCTGACACTTTGTACATAGGAGATTCTGCTTATGATAGTCAATGCGCCATCAACTCTCATGTTGACTTTGCTTTAGCTACTTGGAGCAATGGCAAAAAGGACATACCGTGTAAATATGAACTTGAAAAGCCTTTTGATATATTGAACTATTCGGAAATGCCGAACAGTTCAATATGA
- a CDS encoding SDR family NAD(P)-dependent oxidoreductase translates to MKKIALITGATSGIGEACALRFSKGGYDLILTGRNQSKLDLLQSRLNADGTDVKLLNFDVRDRNAATEAVNSLAGKWCDIDVLINNAGLALGLEKEYELDPEKWETMIDTNIKGMLTMTHLVVPHMVERNRGHVINMGSLAGEAAYPGGNVYCATKSAVKAISDGLRIDLADTCIRVTNIKPGLVETNFSVTRFYGDKCKADNVYNGIHPLSGEDIADVAFYAASAPEHVQIAEVLVLATHQANSYVVSKDSNRKETLS, encoded by the coding sequence ATGAAAAAGATTGCATTGATAACAGGAGCTACGAGTGGCATTGGTGAAGCATGTGCCCTTCGTTTCTCTAAAGGAGGATACGACTTGATACTTACAGGTCGTAATCAGAGCAAATTAGATTTATTGCAGAGTCGTCTTAATGCCGACGGTACCGATGTGAAGTTACTTAATTTTGATGTTCGTGACCGTAACGCAGCAACAGAGGCTGTAAATTCACTTGCAGGTAAATGGTGTGATATAGACGTACTCATTAATAATGCTGGACTAGCATTAGGTTTGGAAAAGGAATACGAGCTTGACCCAGAGAAATGGGAGACGATGATAGATACTAACATCAAGGGCATGCTTACAATGACTCACCTTGTCGTTCCGCACATGGTAGAGCGCAATCGTGGTCATGTCATCAATATGGGCAGTCTTGCCGGTGAAGCAGCTTATCCGGGCGGTAATGTATATTGCGCTACCAAGTCAGCCGTTAAAGCCATCAGCGATGGTCTTCGTATAGACTTAGCTGACACATGTATAAGAGTTACCAATATCAAACCAGGATTGGTAGAGACAAACTTCAGCGTTACCAGATTTTATGGTGACAAATGCAAAGCTGATAATGTATATAATGGTATTCATCCGCTTAGTGGTGAAGATATTGCCGATGTTGCTTTCTATGCAGCGAGTGCACCAGAGCATGTACAAATAGCAGAAGTCCTTGTTCTTGCTACACATCAGGCTAATAGCTATGTGGTTAGTAAAGATTCTAACAGAAAAGAAACTTTGAGCTAG
- a CDS encoding TolC family protein, whose translation MKKLHILYTVLVSAAVMTSCKTPQATNMTDRVKLQLPSKFQKDSVAGTSATVTPWRQFFTDSALVSLIDTALANNQDLRITVQQIAIAKSGVLSQEGLMMPTVSGGGSVGVSKAGRYTSEGAGNATTEIKPGKSMPEPLMDYQLGATADWEVDLWHKLSSSKHAAVEHYLATVDGRNAVLSSLISQVAENYYQLLALDNKLDLIHQYIDLQKKAVEIAKIQKKADADTELAVEKFEAELAKARADEYTLKQQITESENSLNLLLGRYPTQIDRNKAAFLSTNLQKVTTGIPSELLNNRPDIRQAEHELASAKWSVEAARKEFLPSLNISATLGLDAFNPTYLTQLPKSLAFSVIGGLTGPLINKKAIQANFQTADAQQIEALYEYDKTLLTAYSEVCTLMSKIDNLDRYYQLKKEESQKLDQSINIARLLYMNSRCTYLDVLMDERDALDAKMELLDAKAQQLSSVVDVYRSLGGGQNPVKE comes from the coding sequence ATGAAAAAGTTACATATCCTATATACTGTATTGGTGTCGGCAGCCGTCATGACGAGTTGCAAGACACCTCAGGCTACCAATATGACGGACCGTGTGAAGTTGCAGTTGCCTTCTAAATTTCAGAAGGATAGCGTTGCTGGCACTAGTGCTACAGTAACTCCATGGAGACAGTTCTTTACTGATTCAGCATTGGTTTCGTTGATTGATACGGCTTTGGCAAACAATCAGGATTTGCGCATCACGGTTCAACAGATAGCGATAGCCAAGAGTGGGGTGCTTTCTCAGGAAGGACTGATGATGCCTACTGTGTCTGGTGGTGGAAGTGTAGGTGTATCAAAAGCTGGTAGATATACTAGTGAAGGTGCAGGTAACGCTACAACTGAGATAAAGCCGGGCAAGTCAATGCCAGAACCTTTGATGGACTATCAGCTTGGTGCAACAGCCGATTGGGAAGTTGACTTATGGCATAAACTAAGTTCCAGCAAGCATGCTGCTGTAGAGCATTATCTCGCAACTGTTGATGGACGTAATGCTGTGTTGTCGTCTCTTATCTCGCAAGTGGCTGAAAATTATTATCAACTGCTTGCACTAGATAACAAACTAGATTTGATACATCAGTATATTGACTTGCAGAAGAAGGCTGTTGAAATAGCTAAGATTCAGAAGAAGGCTGACGCTGATACGGAACTTGCTGTAGAAAAGTTTGAGGCAGAACTGGCTAAGGCTCGTGCAGATGAATACACATTGAAGCAGCAGATTACTGAGAGTGAGAACAGTCTCAACTTACTGCTTGGCAGATATCCTACACAGATTGACAGAAACAAGGCTGCTTTTCTCTCAACAAATCTACAGAAGGTGACTACTGGTATACCGTCTGAATTGCTAAATAACCGACCAGACATCAGACAGGCTGAACATGAGTTGGCTTCAGCAAAATGGAGCGTTGAGGCTGCAAGAAAGGAATTTCTTCCATCATTAAATATATCTGCAACACTAGGTCTTGATGCATTTAATCCAACATATCTCACTCAGTTGCCTAAGTCTTTAGCTTTTAGCGTTATTGGTGGGCTTACAGGTCCGCTTATCAATAAAAAGGCGATACAAGCTAACTTCCAGACTGCTGACGCTCAGCAGATAGAGGCTCTTTATGAATATGACAAGACTTTGCTTACTGCTTATTCGGAAGTATGCACGCTAATGTCGAAAATAGACAACTTAGACCGATACTATCAACTGAAAAAAGAGGAATCACAGAAACTTGATCAGTCTATAAACATAGCTCGATTGCTGTATATGAACAGTCGCTGCACATATCTTGATGTGCTTATGGATGAACGTGATGCATTGGATGCAAAAATGGAACTTCTTGATGCTAAGGCGCAGCAACTCTCAAGTGTGGTTGATGTATATCGCAGTTTGGGAGGAGGACAGAATCCTGTGAAAGAATAA
- a CDS encoding lipocalin-like domain-containing protein — protein MKKFFLKSVVVGAFFMTSLSASAQIDLGNLGKVVSSAIGGEGGSIISGKNNVSKENIVGTWSYQQPSISFESSDLLKQAGGQLTSAAIEKKLAAQFAKVGITPGKFLVTFGKDNTFSTIKNGVATTSGTYVLSGSKITFSYLENSAKITGYAQMKNGTLSISFDSSKVLDVMSKMSKYSANSTLSTISSLAGSFNGMKTGVALVKYVAPVAKAKVATSKTTTVKKATAKKTTTKTKK, from the coding sequence ATGAAAAAGTTTTTTTTGAAATCAGTTGTTGTTGGAGCTTTTTTCATGACTTCACTCAGTGCAAGCGCACAGATTGACTTAGGTAATCTGGGAAAAGTTGTCAGTTCTGCTATTGGAGGAGAGGGAGGATCAATTATCTCAGGTAAAAATAATGTATCAAAAGAAAACATTGTTGGTACATGGAGTTATCAGCAGCCTTCAATCAGCTTTGAAAGTAGCGATTTGTTGAAGCAGGCTGGCGGTCAGTTGACTTCTGCAGCTATTGAGAAAAAGCTTGCAGCACAGTTTGCTAAGGTTGGAATCACTCCTGGCAAGTTTCTTGTTACTTTCGGTAAAGACAATACATTCTCTACAATAAAGAACGGTGTCGCTACAACTTCTGGAACATACGTTCTTAGCGGTTCAAAGATAACATTCTCATATCTTGAAAATTCTGCAAAGATAACAGGTTATGCACAGATGAAGAACGGCACATTGTCTATCTCCTTCGATAGTTCTAAAGTTCTTGATGTAATGAGTAAGATGAGTAAGTATTCTGCCAACAGTACGCTAAGTACAATATCTTCTCTTGCCGGTAGTTTTAACGGTATGAAGACTGGTGTGGCTCTTGTTAAGTATGTAGCTCCTGTGGCAAAAGCAAAAGTTGCAACATCAAAGACTACTACTGTTAAGAAGGCAACAGCAAAGAAAACTACTACCAAGACAAAGAAATAA
- a CDS encoding efflux RND transporter periplasmic adaptor subunit: protein MNKQILMLAVGMALMTISCKSTKEKDVSAVYSVTTPEVTNTSVSKDYVANIQSQKSIEIRAQQGGILRDIYVDEGQMVRAGQPLFRIALVGAQQEVEKSKAEAEQARIDLQNTSTLAANNIVSKNARKMARAKLNSAMADYRLATERKQLSLITAPFTGIIGRIPNKRGSLLQDGDLISTLSDNTNIYAYFNVSEPEYLDYQQHAAERNKLPLTLILANGTTFPVKGHFQNVEGEFDNGTGNIAFRAKFANVNRILRNGETGTVRMNIPARNVMIIPQQSTYEIQDKKYVFVVDARGYVHARPIKIAFEKQNVYIVTGGLSINDKILVDGIQKVNDGDRISIRYKSPAEVMQSIKLNAN, encoded by the coding sequence ATGAATAAACAAATACTTATGCTTGCCGTTGGTATGGCACTGATGACAATAAGTTGTAAATCAACAAAAGAAAAGGATGTATCTGCAGTTTATTCAGTTACGACTCCAGAGGTAACAAATACGTCAGTCTCAAAAGACTATGTAGCAAATATACAGTCTCAGAAAAGCATTGAGATAAGAGCTCAACAAGGTGGTATATTACGTGATATATATGTTGATGAAGGTCAGATGGTGAGAGCCGGTCAGCCTTTGTTTCGTATTGCTTTAGTTGGCGCACAGCAAGAAGTGGAAAAGTCAAAGGCCGAAGCTGAACAGGCTCGCATAGACTTGCAGAACACTTCTACTTTGGCGGCTAATAATATCGTGTCGAAGAATGCACGTAAGATGGCACGTGCAAAGTTGAATTCTGCTATGGCAGATTATCGTCTTGCCACTGAGCGTAAGCAGTTGTCACTTATTACAGCACCTTTTACTGGTATAATAGGTAGAATACCTAATAAAAGAGGTAGTTTACTTCAAGATGGTGACTTGATTTCAACTCTTTCTGATAACACGAATATATATGCTTATTTTAATGTTTCAGAACCTGAATATCTTGATTACCAACAGCATGCTGCAGAAAGAAACAAACTTCCATTAACCCTTATTCTAGCAAACGGAACAACTTTCCCAGTAAAAGGACATTTCCAAAATGTAGAAGGTGAGTTTGACAATGGAACTGGTAATATTGCTTTCCGTGCAAAGTTTGCCAATGTAAATCGTATTCTTAGAAATGGTGAAACAGGAACTGTAAGAATGAATATTCCTGCAAGGAACGTAATGATAATTCCTCAGCAGTCAACCTATGAAATACAAGATAAGAAATATGTATTTGTCGTTGATGCTCGTGGTTATGTTCATGCGCGTCCTATAAAGATAGCTTTTGAAAAGCAGAATGTGTATATAGTAACGGGAGGCTTGTCAATTAATGACAAGATTCTGGTAGACGGTATACAAAAGGTGAATGATGGTGATCGCATATCAATACGTTATAAGAGCCCGGCTGAAGTAATGCAGTCTATCAAATTAAATGCTAACTAA
- a CDS encoding efflux RND transporter permease subunit: MFKKFIRRPVLAIVVSLVIVFIGVLSLINLPITQYPSISPPKVNVVADYPGANNELLIKSVVIPLEQVLNGVPGMKYIESDAGNDGEGEINVVFKLGTDPNVDAINVQNRVSAAINKLPPAVVREGVKISREEPNILMYINLYSNDPKADQKFLFNYADINISPELQRVDGMGDLDILGTRNYAMRVWLKPDKLTAYNLSADDVNQALEDQSIEASPGKLGESSGKRPESFEYVLKYPGRYTTPEEYGNIILKSNPNGQFVRLKDVATIDFGTEMYDIYSTLNGHPSAAITLKQAYGSNARDVIQNVKKTMAKLQKDMPKGMHYELSYDISRFLDASIDKVIHTLFEAFILVAIVVFIFLGDWRSSIIPCMAVPVSLIGSFAVMSAFGITLNMISLFALVMAIGIVVDDAIVVIEAVNVKIATEHLSPLEATQEAMKEISGAIVAITLVMASVFIPVAFMGGPEGMFYRQFSITMASSIILSGFVALTLTPALCALILTREQEQNIRKSWLHKLLDKFNTGFDKGVIGYNKVLQRTVSNKFVTLPLLLLFCAIAFFVNNSLPSGFIPEEDQGMVYAVIETPPGSTIERTNKVAHQLLNIVEKEEGVQSVSSLAGYEILSEGTSANSGSCLINLKSWKDRKHTAKEIIADLEKKCVAITGAHIEFFQPPSIPGYGAASGFELRLLDKTGNNDYHQMEKVSKDFVKELNKRPEIGSAFTFYSASYPQYMLRINNDIAEQKGVSIGSAMDNMSTMIGSDYETGFIRFGKPYKVIVQASPEYRAYPQNLMGLTVKNNQGEMVPYADFMQLQKVYGMSEITRHNLYNSAEVTGAPASGCSSGQAIKAIEEVAAKKLPHGFDYDWAGISKDEVDQGNQAILIFVICLVFVYLILSAQYENFILPLPIITCLPAGICGAFIFLKLLGLENNIYAQVAMVMLIGLLGKNAVLMVEYSVQRRNLGMTIRQAAIEGAIARFRPILMTSFAFIAGLIPLVFASGAGAIGNRTIGSAAVGGMLFGTFFGLIIIPGLYYIFGTMAEKVKMVKYQRDKPLTETKDKKYKK, from the coding sequence ATGTTCAAGAAGTTTATTCGTAGACCGGTTCTTGCAATCGTCGTTTCTCTTGTCATTGTGTTTATAGGTGTGTTGTCATTGATCAACTTGCCTATTACTCAATATCCTTCTATCTCACCTCCAAAGGTTAATGTTGTCGCTGATTATCCTGGAGCCAACAATGAATTGCTGATTAAATCGGTTGTAATTCCTTTGGAGCAGGTCCTTAATGGTGTTCCTGGCATGAAATATATTGAGTCTGATGCCGGTAATGATGGTGAGGGTGAAATTAATGTAGTGTTCAAATTGGGAACCGATCCTAATGTTGACGCTATTAATGTACAAAACAGAGTGTCGGCGGCTATTAATAAATTGCCGCCAGCAGTTGTGCGTGAAGGTGTTAAGATTTCTCGTGAGGAACCTAACATTCTGATGTATATAAATCTATACAGTAATGATCCTAAAGCAGACCAGAAATTCCTTTTCAACTATGCTGATATAAACATTTCTCCGGAATTACAGCGTGTTGATGGAATGGGCGACTTGGATATTCTTGGTACACGTAACTATGCGATGCGCGTATGGTTGAAACCAGATAAACTCACCGCCTATAACTTGTCCGCGGACGACGTGAATCAGGCTTTGGAAGATCAGAGCATTGAGGCTTCACCAGGTAAACTTGGTGAAAGTTCGGGTAAGCGACCTGAGAGTTTTGAGTATGTGTTGAAATATCCAGGACGATATACGACTCCAGAAGAGTATGGAAACATCATCTTGAAGTCAAATCCTAATGGTCAGTTTGTACGTCTAAAAGATGTTGCTACAATAGATTTCGGTACAGAGATGTATGATATTTATTCTACTCTTAACGGACATCCATCGGCAGCCATAACATTGAAACAAGCTTACGGGTCGAATGCACGTGATGTAATACAGAACGTGAAGAAGACGATGGCTAAACTACAGAAAGACATGCCTAAGGGTATGCACTATGAGTTAAGTTATGATATTAGTAGATTCCTGGATGCATCTATAGATAAAGTTATTCATACACTTTTTGAGGCATTCATACTTGTAGCTATTGTTGTGTTCATATTTCTTGGTGACTGGCGCTCGTCAATCATTCCTTGTATGGCTGTGCCAGTATCGTTGATAGGAAGTTTCGCGGTGATGTCGGCATTTGGCATAACGCTGAATATGATATCCCTCTTTGCCCTTGTCATGGCGATAGGTATAGTGGTGGATGACGCCATAGTTGTGATTGAGGCTGTCAACGTAAAGATAGCCACGGAACATCTCTCACCTTTGGAAGCCACGCAGGAAGCGATGAAGGAAATCAGTGGTGCTATCGTTGCGATAACGCTTGTAATGGCATCGGTATTTATTCCTGTTGCCTTTATGGGAGGACCTGAAGGTATGTTCTATCGTCAGTTCTCTATCACAATGGCATCAAGTATTATCCTTTCTGGATTTGTTGCATTGACACTTACTCCTGCACTTTGCGCACTTATTTTGACTAGAGAACAGGAGCAAAATATTAGAAAGTCATGGCTTCATAAACTTCTTGATAAGTTTAATACTGGATTTGACAAAGGTGTGATAGGGTATAATAAGGTGTTGCAGCGTACTGTTTCCAACAAATTTGTCACATTACCGTTACTTTTGTTATTCTGTGCAATAGCTTTTTTTGTAAATAATTCTCTTCCATCAGGTTTTATTCCAGAAGAGGATCAAGGTATGGTATATGCTGTGATTGAGACGCCGCCGGGTTCAACAATTGAGCGAACGAACAAGGTTGCACATCAGTTATTAAATATAGTTGAGAAAGAAGAGGGTGTTCAGAGTGTTTCTTCTCTTGCAGGTTATGAAATACTATCAGAGGGAACAAGTGCCAATTCTGGTTCTTGTCTGATAAACCTGAAGTCATGGAAGGACCGTAAGCATACCGCAAAGGAGATCATTGCTGATCTTGAAAAGAAATGCGTTGCTATAACGGGAGCTCATATAGAGTTCTTCCAACCGCCTTCTATACCAGGTTATGGTGCTGCGTCTGGATTTGAACTTCGATTGCTTGACAAGACGGGTAATAACGACTATCACCAGATGGAAAAGGTGAGTAAGGACTTTGTTAAGGAACTTAATAAGCGACCTGAGATTGGTTCTGCTTTCACGTTCTATTCAGCAAGTTACCCACAATATATGCTGCGCATTAATAATGATATTGCAGAGCAGAAAGGCGTTTCTATAGGTTCGGCTATGGACAACATGTCTACGATGATTGGTTCCGATTATGAGACTGGATTCATACGTTTTGGAAAGCCATACAAAGTAATCGTTCAGGCTAGTCCAGAGTATCGTGCTTATCCACAGAACCTCATGGGATTGACGGTGAAGAACAATCAGGGTGAGATGGTGCCTTATGCTGACTTCATGCAGCTGCAAAAGGTTTATGGTATGAGTGAAATTACACGTCATAATCTTTATAACTCTGCAGAGGTTACTGGTGCACCAGCATCTGGATGTAGTAGTGGTCAGGCAATTAAGGCAATAGAAGAGGTAGCTGCAAAGAAATTGCCTCACGGATTTGATTATGACTGGGCTGGTATTTCAAAAGACGAAGTAGATCAAGGTAATCAGGCAATACTGATATTCGTTATCTGTCTGGTCTTCGTATATCTTATCCTGTCGGCACAGTATGAGAACTTCATACTTCCGTTGCCTATCATAACATGTCTGCCAGCCGGAATATGCGGTGCATTCATATTTCTAAAACTTTTGGGGTTGGAGAATAATATCTATGCACAGGTGGCGATGGTGATGCTGATAGGACTGCTGGGAAAGAACGCGGTGCTGATGGTGGAATATTCCGTCCAACGCAGAAATCTAGGAATGACGATCAGGCAGGCGGCAATTGAGGGAGCGATTGCTCGATTCCGTCCTATATTGATGACTTCGTTTGCATTCATAGCCGGACTTATACCTTTGGTATTTGCAAGCGGTGCAGGTGCGATAGGAAACCGTACTATTGGTAGTGCTGCCGTTGGAGGTATGTTGTTTGGAACATTCTTTGGACTGATAATAATTCCTGGTTTATATTATATCTTTGGAACGATGGCAGAGAAAGTCAAGATGGTTAAATATCAGCGAGACAAACCTCTGACAGAAACAAAAGACAAAAAGTATAAGAAATGA
- a CDS encoding MATE family efflux transporter, with the protein MINKPKELGTERVSRLLLKYALPSIVASTVMSIFNIVDSIFIGHGVGTLGLSGLAVLLPLMNMMVAFSTLVAIGGANLMSIRLGQKDYKSANIILGNVVTLSIIYATILNIVCYTFLDKILVFSGASAVTLPYARSFMQVFLAGNIFTQLFFNLNAMLRSSAAPQKAMIATIGMVLIVVILNPIFIFGLKMGMRGSALATVLSQGIMLCYQLHHFYNKNNCVYFQKGIFRLRWNIISKMMSIGLSPFFMNLTACMVVIIITNSLTRYGGDVSVGAYGIINRFLFFFVMIVIGLMQGMQPIVGYNYGAKLYNRAFKALKLSISFATLISVIGFLLGEFFPHMITSLFTTDKQLTEIAASGMRIMMMAVPLLGTQVISTGFFQSIGYVKTAIFLSLLRQLILIIPALLVFPLFFGLNGIWMSIPVSDTLATIISVTILIYNYRQLKKLAN; encoded by the coding sequence ATGATTAATAAACCTAAAGAACTCGGAACAGAAAGAGTAAGTCGGTTGCTGCTAAAGTATGCATTACCCTCAATAGTTGCATCTACAGTGATGTCGATATTTAATATCGTCGATAGTATATTCATTGGACATGGTGTGGGTACACTGGGTTTATCAGGATTGGCAGTCTTGCTTCCATTGATGAATATGATGGTGGCATTTTCAACACTTGTTGCCATAGGTGGTGCTAACTTAATGTCAATAAGACTGGGACAGAAAGATTATAAGAGTGCAAATATCATATTAGGCAACGTTGTTACTTTGAGCATCATTTATGCCACAATACTCAACATTGTATGCTATACATTTCTTGATAAGATTCTTGTTTTTTCAGGAGCATCAGCAGTGACGCTTCCTTATGCACGCAGTTTTATGCAAGTGTTTCTTGCAGGTAATATTTTCACACAATTGTTTTTCAACCTCAACGCAATGCTGCGCTCTTCGGCTGCTCCACAAAAAGCAATGATTGCCACAATTGGCATGGTGTTGATCGTTGTTATATTAAATCCAATATTCATCTTTGGATTGAAGATGGGAATGCGTGGAAGTGCTTTGGCTACGGTCTTGTCACAGGGAATCATGCTGTGTTATCAGCTACATCATTTTTATAATAAAAATAACTGTGTTTATTTTCAGAAGGGCATATTCAGATTGCGATGGAATATTATTTCAAAGATGATGTCGATAGGCCTTTCTCCTTTCTTTATGAATCTGACAGCATGCATGGTTGTTATTATTATCACAAATAGTCTGACTCGATATGGAGGTGATGTCTCTGTCGGAGCTTATGGAATAATTAATCGTTTCTTATTCTTCTTTGTAATGATTGTCATTGGACTTATGCAAGGTATGCAGCCTATTGTAGGTTATAATTATGGTGCAAAATTATACAACCGAGCTTTTAAGGCGTTGAAACTTTCCATTTCGTTCGCCACATTGATATCAGTTATAGGGTTCTTACTAGGAGAATTTTTCCCACACATGATTACTTCTCTGTTTACCACTGACAAGCAACTTACAGAGATTGCTGCGTCGGGTATGAGAATAATGATGATGGCTGTGCCTCTACTCGGTACTCAGGTTATTTCAACAGGTTTCTTTCAGAGTATCGGGTATGTAAAAACAGCCATATTCTTATCGTTGCTTAGGCAATTAATCCTTATCATACCAGCATTGCTTGTGTTCCCATTATTCTTTGGACTTAATGGAATTTGGATGAGCATACCGGTAAGTGATACGCTGGCTACAATTATATCTGTCACTATATTGATATATAATTACAGGCAACTCAAAAAACTAGCTAATTGA